From Bacillus pumilus, one genomic window encodes:
- a CDS encoding carbohydrate ABC transporter permease: MRMDTSPITKAATPKVKRVRKKWNGDQLLALLFLAPSAVLLFIFVYGFIGWTGYVSLSNWTSLVPNFSFAGLQNYIMLFQDFRFQSDLRNTVFFTLFFIGAVIASGLALAILLDQKIKGESLFRNLFFFPMALSFVVTGVVWQWVLNPSTGVNLFLKTLGIQPKWYTDTNILAGFVWGKIEFGVPAAMIAVVIAAVWQMTGFSLAMYLAGLRGIPEEVREAARMDGATEWQIYRKIIFPLLKPITASVIIIMAHISLKIFDLIYSMTGPGANFVTDVPGVYMFEMTFRGNHYAGGAAIAIVMLISVAVFIVPYLLSSRKGASS; the protein is encoded by the coding sequence ATGCGCATGGACACATCGCCGATCACAAAAGCAGCAACACCTAAAGTCAAACGTGTTCGGAAAAAATGGAATGGGGATCAGCTGCTTGCGCTGCTATTTTTAGCCCCGTCGGCTGTTTTATTATTCATCTTTGTTTACGGCTTTATTGGCTGGACAGGGTATGTGTCATTATCAAACTGGACCTCGCTTGTTCCGAATTTCTCTTTTGCAGGTCTTCAAAACTATATCATGCTGTTTCAAGATTTCCGTTTTCAGTCAGATCTTCGAAATACGGTCTTTTTTACTCTATTCTTTATTGGAGCCGTCATTGCCTCTGGACTTGCACTTGCGATTTTACTAGATCAGAAGATCAAGGGTGAATCTCTATTTCGGAATTTATTTTTCTTTCCGATGGCCCTTTCCTTCGTTGTGACAGGGGTCGTCTGGCAATGGGTTTTAAACCCGTCCACTGGGGTGAATCTGTTTTTAAAAACGCTTGGTATCCAGCCTAAGTGGTACACGGATACGAACATTTTAGCCGGATTTGTCTGGGGGAAAATTGAGTTTGGTGTCCCTGCCGCAATGATTGCAGTCGTGATTGCAGCTGTTTGGCAGATGACTGGCTTCTCTCTAGCGATGTATTTGGCGGGTTTGAGAGGAATTCCAGAGGAAGTAAGAGAGGCTGCTAGAATGGATGGCGCAACTGAATGGCAGATTTACCGGAAGATTATTTTTCCTCTATTAAAACCGATTACTGCAAGTGTCATTATCATCATGGCTCATATTTCGTTAAAGATTTTCGATTTGATTTACTCGATGACAGGACCGGGTGCAAACTTTGTCACAGATGTTCCTGGCGTTTACATGTTTGAAATGACCTTTAGAGGAAACCATTATGCAGGCGGTGCCGCCATTGCGATTGTTATGCTGATCTCTGTTGCGGTCTTTATCGTGCCGTATCTCCTGTCGAGCCGGAAGGGGGCGTCATCATGA